A window of Terriglobales bacterium genomic DNA:
AACTCGCCGCGCTCGAACTTATCCCTGGTGATGGGGGTCTGAAAGGGCGCGCCGCCGCCGCCCAGCGCCGCATCCAGCGCCCAGCTCCAGTTCCCGTTGCGGATGCCCACCACGAACACCTTCTGGTCCGACTGCCGCAGGTAGGCGGCCAGGTCCTGCACGTCGCGGGCGCTGGGGGCCTGAGTATCCAGGGGCTTGGAGGTGTAACGCAGCGCCGAGTCCTTGCAGATTTTCTTCGCCTTTTCGATGAACGGCTGGTAGTCGGGCTTGTTGGGGTCGAGGATGGAGACCACCTCCCGTACGCCCGTGCTCAGGATGCTCAGGTACCATTCGTCGTCGCTGGGGAAGGGGCCCACCACGATGCGCTTGTTGTCGTAGGTGAGCAGCATGCCCCGGTCGAGCGCCGCCGGCAGCAGCGCGTTGGCGGTCTGCATCCCATCGCGCTGTCCCTCCAGCACCCACTGCCGGGCCAGGTTGGTCCGGTGTGTCCCCAGGTAGCAGTGGATGTAATAACGCTTGCCGCTGCTCTGCACCAGTTTATTGAGGTTCTCCCGTGCCTCGTGGTTGTCAGAGATCCACGGCAGCATGGGGAAGTGGTAGAGCTTGATGCCCACCTGCTGGGCGTTGGCCTCCTCGCGCGCGATTAGGACGATCTCAAAGGGGATGGTGGGGTGCAGCAGGGAGATGACTCCGTCGTATCCCTGCTCCTTCAGCTTTTGCATCTCCGCCAGCTCCGGATAGGGGCCGAAGGTGGCCTGGGCGCTCACCTGCCGCACCGAGCCCTGGCGGGACGTAATCACCTTCAGGTCGGTGTCCAGGAAGGCGAAGAACACCAGCACGGCCGCCAGCACGCTTGCGCCCGCGATCCCGTAAGCCAGTCGCGGCCGCGGCGGCTTGACGGCCAGCGCTTTCCGGTAATACAGCAGCGTCACCACCAAAGCGATGACGAACCACCCATACACGAACGGCGCCAGGGTGCGGTCGATCCCCGTCTGCGACCATCCCATCGCGTTCAGCCAGCGCTCCACAGGCACCATCAGGAACATGAGGAAGCTGCCGCCGCCGGCAAACCCGAAGCTGCCGTAAAAGACGAGCCCCAACAGCAATCTTTGCCACTTCTTCATGGATGGAGGTAGGGGCTTGGGCACGTTAAATTAAAGGGGGTGCACTACTACTATCACATTTTCCACCCGCTACCAAGGCGTCCTCTCGGCCCGACCCTGACGGGCATCCCCCGGGGAACGGGGGGAGGGCAGCCCCAAAATAAACGGCCCAGCGCATGCGCCGGGCCGGGCAGCAGAGGGAACTGCCGAACTCATCCTGTCTTGCGGATATTGATGTCGCCGTGGGAATTGGTGAGCCGCAGGGCCGGCCCTCCCGCGCCCACCGCTCCGGTGGCCTTGGACTCGCGATCCGAGTTTTCCACCTTCAGCTCGCCGAAATCCGACTGGATGTCCCCGTGGTCGGTGCGCGCGGTCATCTGGAAGTTGGCTTTGGCAGGCAGCTCCACGCTGATGTGGCCGTGGTCGTTGACGATTTCCACCGCGCCCGTGGGCGGCTTGTCAGAAGTCAGCTCCACGTCGGCGTGGTTGCTATCCACCTTGATGTCGCCATTCATGTCTTCCAGGTGGATGTCCTTGGAGCGGGTCACGATGCGGAACGGTCCGGTCACGCCCCGCGCCCGCAGGTCGCCGATCTCCATGGTCATGTCGCCGTCCAGCCGCCCCATCTCCAGGTCGGTGCGCGAGGACTTGAAGCGCACCCCCTTGCCCACCTTGGCCAGGCTCATGGTGCCGAAGAAGTCGCCGTGCAGGTTCACCGCGCCGCCAATCTCGGACAGGTTGGAGTCGTGGATCCAGCCTTCCACGTCCACGTCGCCGGTCACCTTGCGGGCCCGGATGGAGCCCCGCCGCAGGTGGATCTCCGCGTTCCCGGTCACGTCGTCCATCGAGACGTCGCCGCGCGAGGTGTGCGCCTTCACGTTGCCTTCGCGCCCCTCCACTTCCACGTTGCCCCGCAAGGTCATCAGGTCGGCCACGGCCTTCCTGGGGACCTGGATCTCCAGGTCCATGGCGCTGCCCCGGCTGTAGTTGGCGATGCTGATGGCCACCTCGCTGCCCGAGACGTTGATCACCGGCTGCATGCTGCTATTGGTCCGGTCGGCCTCGCTCTGCGAGCCCGCCAGCACCGTCTTGCGCACCGTCACGTGCAGCTTGTCGTCCGTCCCCGCCCGCAGCTTGATGTCGCCGCGGTCCAGCGAGACCCGCAGGCTGCCGCCGGCCGGGAAGGCCTGGTCCAGTTGCTGGTTATAGGTGTAGCGCGTGCCGAAGAGGATGGGGAAGTCGTCTCCCAGGTCCATTTCGTCGCCCAGCGATCCCCAGTTCACGCGCGAGGCCTGGCTCGCCATCATCCCGAACAGGATCACAAACACCAGGAGAACGATCCCGCCTCCGCCGATCCCCGGCGCCGGACGTCCTTCGCTGCGCGCCTGGTAGTACTCCACCAGCTTCACCACTCCCCACAGGATGATGAACAGCGGCCAGTAGCGCGCGAACCACCAGCCCACGTTGCCCCAGCTCCAGAAGCCGGCGTTGATCAGGAGAAAGGCCACCCCCAGTCCGATGAGAATGATGGGGCCGAAATAGGAGCGGGGACGCGGGGTCTGAGTTTGAGTTCCGTTAGTCATGACTTGGGTCCTTTGGTGTTTCTGGGACGCTGGGCGGCGCGGGAAGGCCCGCAGCCGGAGCGCCCGGTGAGATGTGTCCGGCCGTGGAGCCGCTCGAACGCAGGAAGAGCAGCACTCCGATGACGATCAGGATTACCGGGAAGGTGTTGTGGAACCGGATGTGCGCCATGGTGGAGAGCAGGAACAGGACTCCCAGGGTGATGAGCATGGCGGCGCCCATCAGGTCCCACGCCAAGCAGCGCTGGCACCTGCAAGCCCGGTTTCTGACGTAGTTCTCCAAAGCAGTTCCTCCCTATCGGCCCGCGGCCGAGCGGCGCATGTACATGCGGATGCCCAGCGCGATCAGGATCAGCGGCCACAGCTTTCCGATCCAATTCCAGTGGAACAGGCCCGCGTTGCTCAGCAGGAAGAGCACACCCAGCCCGATCAGCACGATGGCTCCCGTGGGCACGTGGGAGAAGCTGCCCGCCGACTCGCCCGGGCCCCACAACCCCCGGCTCAGCCCCAGCGGATCGTCCGGCACCGGCTGGCCCAGGAGCCGCGCCTTAGCTGTCCTGTAGGCGTCGAACACCTGATAGAAGAAGAAGAACATGATCAGGATTCCCCACAGCGGTTCGTACTGTCCGGAATCCGCCAGCGTCACCAGCACCGCGAAGATGACCACGTGCACCAAGCCCTTGCCGAACTGGCCGTTGTACATCGCGCCCACGCCCGGGATGAGGCCAAGAAGCGCCGCCAGCACTGGGTTGCCGGCCCCCGGCGCGCCCACTCCCGGCGCCGTGCCCGCCAGCCGCGCCGCGATGCACTCCTCGCAGTAGATCACCCCGCGCACGTCGCGCTTGCACTCCTCGCACAGCGACTTGCCGCAGGTCCGGCAGAAGGCGGTGCCGGCCACTTCAGGATGGATTGCGCAATTCATGCTTTGCTCCTGGCATTGCTCTCCAAAGTTGCTCCCCGAATCCCTTGCCGTACCCGCGCCGAAGCCAGCACCAGCTCCCGGCTCTCCCGGCTGTACTGCTTATCCTTCTCCGGGTCGGGCTGGCCGCTGGTGTCGTTGTTCTTCTTGTCGTCTTTCTTGGGGGCGGAGGGCTGGGCCTGGGGCTCGGGCCGCGCCGCGTCCTTCAGCTGCTGCATCCGCGTCTGAATCTCATACACCAGCCGGATATTCTCGTAGTACTTCACTACCTTGGAGCTGGTCTCGTTGTAGTTGCGCACCGCGCTGCTCTGCAGGGCGCTGGGGCGCAGGTCCAGGTGCCGCAGGTCGCTCAGCTTTACCCCGGTCACCTGCATCATCAGGGAGACGGAGAAGAAAGCCATGGCCGCCGACATCGCGAACCGCGGCTGTCGCACCGCCGCATACAGCGGGAACAACGCCGGCTTCAGCCATCCCCGCGTCCAGCCCCGGCCGGGCTCGCCCGGCGCGCTGGCCTCGGCTTCCGCCTCCTGCCCGCTGGTCGCGATCAGGATGTTGTGCACCAGGTTCCGCGGCGGCTCCACCTCTTCCAGGGACTTCATCCAGCTCAGGCCGGCGGCTGCGTCCGCATACAGCGGACCGCAGTCGGAGCACGCCGTCCGGTGCTGCTCGAAGCGCTCGCGCTCTCCGCCCGCCAGGGCGCCATCCAGCGCCTCCGCCAGCAGGGCTTCGAACTCCGCGCAGTTCATCCGGGTTGTGCCTTCGCCCGCCATCAGTTCACCTGCCTATGAATACGTGCCAGCAGGCGCGCCAGTTCCGTACGCCCACGGTTAATCCTCGATTTCACCGTTCCCTCCGGGACATTGAGCGCCTGCGCGATCTCCTTGTAGTCCATATCCTGCAGGTCCCGCAGGATGACCGCCTCCCGCAGCTCCGGCGAAAGTTTCCCCAGCGCCTGCTGCACCATCTCCTGGGTCTCGCGCCGTCCCACATGGCGGTCGGGCGACACCCCGCCGTCGGCCAGCTTCTCCGCCAGGCTCAAGCCCTCTTCTTCCGGCCCCGACCCCGCGTCCAGCGACTCCGTCACGCGATCCATCTTGCGCTTGCGGAAGTTGTCCACCAGAAGGTTGCGGGTCACCGTGGTCACCCAGGTGGTGAAGGCGCCGCGCTGCACGTCGTAGCTGTTGAGGGTGCGATACATCTTGATGAAGACTTCCTGGGTCAGGTCCTCGGCTTCATCGCGGGAGCCGGTGAAGCGGTAGCACAGGTTGAAGATGCGCCGGTTGTGCTGCTCGACGAGCCTCTCCCACGCCGCGGCGTCGCCCGCCAGGCAGCGACGGAGCAAGGCAACTACGGCCTGAGCATCGTCCAACCCGCACTCCTATGCGCTCCCGGGTCAAATTCCTACAGCCATAAGATACGGAATTTGGAAGCCAAAAGTTCGCCGAAATCCATGAGCCGGGGCATTGTAGCAAAGAGGGGGAAAGCCCGGTGTCTGAGACGAACGAAAAGGGAAGATAGGCCGTCTCCCCCCCCGGCTATTCCGACGTGAAGTTGAGGCGCTTTGCGAGCGTGAGCGAGGCACCAGCCGAGCGGGAGCTCGCAGCCGAAATCCTGAGCGAGCGGAGCGAGTCGAAGGATCCTACTCGGACGTGAAGTAATCCGCGGTCACCGGGCTCTCGAACAGGGAGTAGTCGCGGGTGACCACGGTGATGCCGCTCTCGGTGACAAAATACCTCTGCTTGTCGGCGGCGGTGTCGTAGCCGATCTCGGTGCCCTCGGGGACCTCCACGTCGCGGTCGAGGATGGCGCTGCGGATGCGGCAGTGCCGCCCCACCCGGACGTGCGAAAACAGGATGCTGCCCTCCACCTCGCTGTGGGAGCTTACGCGCACGTCGGGGGAGAGCACGCTGTTGCGCACCGTCCCGCCCGAAAGGATGCAGCCCATGGAGACGATGGAATCCACCGCCGTCCCCAGCCGCCCCGGGTCGCCGAAGACGAACTTGGCCGGCGGATACTGCCGCTGGAAGGTGCGGATGGGCCAGTCCTTGTCGTAGAGGTTGAACACCGGCGACACCGCCACCAGGTCCATATTGGCCTCGTAGTAGGCCTCCAGAGTCCCTACGTCGCGCCAGTAGAGCGCCTCCGTCTTGTTCTCGTCCACGAAGTTGAAGGAGTGGACGCGGTACTCCGCCACCATCTTGGGCAGGATGTCATGCCCGAAGTCGTGCGTGGAGTTGGGGTCTTCGGCGTCCTTCAGCAGGACGGCCAGCAGCACCTCGGTGTTGAACAGGTACACGCCCATCGACGCCGAGATCATGCGCGGGTTGTAGGGCGAGCGGATCTCGGTCGACTCCGGCTTCTCCACAAATCCGACGATGCGTCCCTCGCGGTCGATGTCCACCACGCCCAGCCGCGAGCACTCGCAGGGATCCGCCAGCAGGGTGGCCAGGGTGACGTCGGCGCGCGCCTCCTCATGCTGCTGCAACATGCGCTCGTAGTTCATCTTGTAGATGTGGTCGCCGGAGAGGATCAGCACCCGCTTGGGCTGCTCCGCGCCGATGGAGTAGATGTTCTGGTACACCGCGTCCGCCGTCCCCAGGTACCAGTTCTCGCTCACCCGTTTCATGGGCGGCAGGATCTCGATGAACTCTCCCAGGTCGCGGGCCACGATGTTCCAGCCCTCGCGGATGTGCCGGTTGAGCGAGAGCGCCTTGTACTGGGTGAGGATGTACACCTTGCGCAGGTCGCTGTTGATGCAGTTGGAGAGCGTGACGTCGATGATGCGGTAGATGCCGCCAAAGGTCACCGCCGGCTTGGCGCGGTCCCGCGTCAGCGGATACAGCCGCTCCCCCGCGCCCCCCGCCAACAGCACTCCCAGTGTGTCTTTCATGGTGAAAGGACGATGGTAGCACAGCGAAAACCGCGCTCCGGGGCTAGAGCCCAGATGTGTTATAGGCCTGCATTCACTGGGCTAAAGCCCAGTGCTCCCACCACAAGAGGCACGACGTGATGCTGCCCATGAGTCTCGGAGAATCCAGTGGTGCGAGCACCGGCAGTGGTGGGAGCACCGGCCTTTAGGCCGGTGATTCAAGCGGCACTGAAATCTGGGGCTTTAGCCCCGGCTGCTACAATTCCGACCGTGAAGAAAACCGTGGAGAAGCCGCCCGCCCGCGAGAAGAAGCCCGCCGGGATGCGTCCCCTCTACACCCCCGCTGACCTGAAAGGGAACGACCCCGGCTATCCCGGCGACTATCCCTACACCCGCGGCATCCAGCCCACCGCCTACCGCGGACGCCTCTGGACCATGCGCCAGTACGCCGGCATGGGCGACGCCGAGGAATCCAACAAGCGCTACCGCTACCTGCTTGCCCACGGCACCACCGGCCTCTCTGTCGCTTTCGACCTGCCCACGCAGATGGGCATGGACTCCGACCACGCGCTGGCCGCGGGCGAAGTCGGCAAAGTCGGCGTGGCCATTGATTCCATCGAGGATATGGAGCGGCTATTTGAGGGCATCGACCTGACCAAGGTCTCCACCTCGATGACCATCAACTCCACCGCGTCGATCCTGCTGGCGCTCTACGTGACCGTCGCCAAGCGCGCGGGCGTGGACATCCGCAAACTCTCCGGCACGGTCCAGAACGACGTCCTCAAGGAGTACATCGCCCGCGGGACTTACATCTATCCGCCCCAGCAAGCGCTGCGCGTCATCACCGACATGTTCGCCTGGGCTCTGCGCGAGCTGCCCGAGTGGAACACAATCTCCATCTCCGGCTACCACATGCGCGAAGCCGGCTCGACCGCGGTGCAGGAAGTGGCTTTCACCCTGGCCAACGGCGTCACCTACGTCCGGGCCGCGCTCGACGCCGGCCTCGACGTGGACGACTTTGCCCCTCGGCTCTCCTTTTTCTTCAACGCCCACAACAATTTTCTCGAGGAAGTGGCCAAATTCCGTGCCGCGCGCCGCATGTGGGCGCGCATCATGCGCGAAGACTTCCAC
This region includes:
- a CDS encoding DUF4097 family beta strand repeat-containing protein, coding for MTNGTQTQTPRPRSYFGPIILIGLGVAFLLINAGFWSWGNVGWWFARYWPLFIILWGVVKLVEYYQARSEGRPAPGIGGGGIVLLVFVILFGMMASQASRVNWGSLGDEMDLGDDFPILFGTRYTYNQQLDQAFPAGGSLRVSLDRGDIKLRAGTDDKLHVTVRKTVLAGSQSEADRTNSSMQPVINVSGSEVAISIANYSRGSAMDLEIQVPRKAVADLMTLRGNVEVEGREGNVKAHTSRGDVSMDDVTGNAEIHLRRGSIRARKVTGDVDVEGWIHDSNLSEIGGAVNLHGDFFGTMSLAKVGKGVRFKSSRTDLEMGRLDGDMTMEIGDLRARGVTGPFRIVTRSKDIHLEDMNGDIKVDSNHADVELTSDKPPTGAVEIVNDHGHISVELPAKANFQMTARTDHGDIQSDFGELKVENSDRESKATGAVGAGGPALRLTNSHGDINIRKTG
- a CDS encoding B-box zinc finger protein, with protein sequence MNCAIHPEVAGTAFCRTCGKSLCEECKRDVRGVIYCEECIAARLAGTAPGVGAPGAGNPVLAALLGLIPGVGAMYNGQFGKGLVHVVIFAVLVTLADSGQYEPLWGILIMFFFFYQVFDAYRTAKARLLGQPVPDDPLGLSRGLWGPGESAGSFSHVPTGAIVLIGLGVLFLLSNAGLFHWNWIGKLWPLILIALGIRMYMRRSAAGR
- a CDS encoding zf-HC2 domain-containing protein encodes the protein MAGEGTTRMNCAEFEALLAEALDGALAGGERERFEQHRTACSDCGPLYADAAAGLSWMKSLEEVEPPRNLVHNILIATSGQEAEAEASAPGEPGRGWTRGWLKPALFPLYAAVRQPRFAMSAAMAFFSVSLMMQVTGVKLSDLRHLDLRPSALQSSAVRNYNETSSKVVKYYENIRLVYEIQTRMQQLKDAARPEPQAQPSAPKKDDKKNNDTSGQPDPEKDKQYSRESRELVLASARVRQGIRGATLESNARSKA
- a CDS encoding sigma-70 family RNA polymerase sigma factor, with protein sequence MDDAQAVVALLRRCLAGDAAAWERLVEQHNRRIFNLCYRFTGSRDEAEDLTQEVFIKMYRTLNSYDVQRGAFTTWVTTVTRNLLVDNFRKRKMDRVTESLDAGSGPEEEGLSLAEKLADGGVSPDRHVGRRETQEMVQQALGKLSPELREAVILRDLQDMDYKEIAQALNVPEGTVKSRINRGRTELARLLARIHRQVN
- the glgC gene encoding glucose-1-phosphate adenylyltransferase; this translates as MKDTLGVLLAGGAGERLYPLTRDRAKPAVTFGGIYRIIDVTLSNCINSDLRKVYILTQYKALSLNRHIREGWNIVARDLGEFIEILPPMKRVSENWYLGTADAVYQNIYSIGAEQPKRVLILSGDHIYKMNYERMLQQHEEARADVTLATLLADPCECSRLGVVDIDREGRIVGFVEKPESTEIRSPYNPRMISASMGVYLFNTEVLLAVLLKDAEDPNSTHDFGHDILPKMVAEYRVHSFNFVDENKTEALYWRDVGTLEAYYEANMDLVAVSPVFNLYDKDWPIRTFQRQYPPAKFVFGDPGRLGTAVDSIVSMGCILSGGTVRNSVLSPDVRVSSHSEVEGSILFSHVRVGRHCRIRSAILDRDVEVPEGTEIGYDTAADKQRYFVTESGITVVTRDYSLFESPVTADYFTSE
- a CDS encoding methylmalonyl-CoA mutase family protein, producing MKKTVEKPPAREKKPAGMRPLYTPADLKGNDPGYPGDYPYTRGIQPTAYRGRLWTMRQYAGMGDAEESNKRYRYLLAHGTTGLSVAFDLPTQMGMDSDHALAAGEVGKVGVAIDSIEDMERLFEGIDLTKVSTSMTINSTASILLALYVTVAKRAGVDIRKLSGTVQNDVLKEYIARGTYIYPPQQALRVITDMFAWALRELPEWNTISISGYHMREAGSTAVQEVAFTLANGVTYVRAALDAGLDVDDFAPRLSFFFNAHNNFLEEVAKFRAARRMWARIMREDFHAKNPRSWMLRFHTQTAGSTLTAQQPEINIVRTTLQALAAVLGGTQSLHTNSFDEALALPTEEAARIALRSQQILAYESGVPNTVDPLAGSYAIESLTNQIEAAAQAYLEKIAALGGMLTAIERGYVQQEIQNAAYEQQRTIDSEQSVVVGVNRFQMEEERSVPIQRIDEQLGRNQVERLRALRARRDQKTWKATLQAVEAAARSGDNLMPRILSAVEDYATVGEISDAMRKVFGEYKEAVVI